One stretch of Pseudoalteromonas shioyasakiensis DNA includes these proteins:
- a CDS encoding MerR family transcriptional regulator — protein sequence MKVAELAKSLGTTADTVRYYTRLGLLKPAKSVNGYKSYSNKEVSRLKFILSARNLGFSVADIKEIINESEDGKSACPLVRSLIKERLEETEKQFQAMLALRGKMSSALSRWEEMEDKAPTANMVCHLIENFEQIKKA from the coding sequence ATGAAAGTTGCGGAGCTGGCAAAAAGCCTTGGAACGACTGCTGATACGGTGCGCTATTACACCAGATTAGGATTGTTAAAACCTGCTAAGTCAGTGAACGGCTACAAGTCATACTCGAATAAAGAAGTATCGAGACTTAAATTCATTTTAAGTGCCAGAAACCTTGGTTTTTCCGTTGCAGATATCAAGGAAATTATTAATGAATCTGAAGATGGTAAAAGTGCGTGCCCATTAGTCAGAAGCCTGATCAAAGAGCGGCTTGAAGAAACAGAAAAGCAGTTTCAAGCAATGTTGGCACTTCGAGGAAAAATGTCTTCTGCGCTTTCTCGATGGGAAGAAATGGAAGACAAAGCACCGACTGCAAACATGGTTTGTCATCTCATCGAAAACTTTGAGCAAATTAAAAAAGCATAG
- a CDS encoding copper-translocating P-type ATPase, giving the protein MEKVSHNQQLIIEGAGCASCVGKIEGALKATLGVVSAEMNFADRTVTVYGTAKTKELIKAVESVGYNAKPIDDSSATDALDEKEAADFAYYKKLMRDTFIALSLGVPLMIYSIVVGEMTVETNLERISWLVVGILTFGVMYFSGKHFYVGAWKSFKNHSANMDTLIALGTGTAWLYSMVVVFAPDAVPLMARHVYFEATAMIIGLIDLGLALEIKARGKTSEAIKRLIGLQAKTATVVRDNKEVQIGIEQVLFNDIVKVKPGEKIPVDGVVLEGHTSIDESMLTGEPMPAEKAEEDEVVAGTLNKSGMILFRATRVGKDTALAQIINMVKRAQNSKPPIGRLADVISAFFVPVVMITSVLSALAWLNFGPEPAIAFAIVSATTVLIIACPCALGLATPMSVMVGVGKAAEAGVLIRNGEALQTASKITAMILDKTGTITEGAPKVTDIILAKATDEKDVLQLAASLESGSEHPLAQAIVESALDQDIELLKIEAFNAITGFGVEASCNNKALLFGNDKLMKLKGIDLTGFVEQAQSLAKEAKTPMYFAVDGELAAIIAVADPIKSDSISAIKRLQANGIRVIMLTGDNKETAAAVAKKVGISEFLAEVLPEDKANKVKELQEGGEIVGMTGDGINDAPALALADVGFAIGTGTDVAIESADITLMRGSLHGLADAIAVSKATLRNIKQNLFGAFVYNVAGIPFAAGVLYPFFGILLSPVIAGAAMAFSSLTVVSNANRLRFFKAKEH; this is encoded by the coding sequence TTGGAGAAAGTATCACATAACCAACAGCTTATCATTGAAGGTGCTGGGTGTGCTAGCTGTGTAGGCAAAATTGAAGGGGCGTTGAAGGCAACTCTTGGAGTCGTCAGTGCGGAAATGAATTTTGCTGATAGGACAGTAACAGTTTATGGGACAGCTAAAACAAAAGAGTTGATCAAAGCTGTTGAGTCAGTGGGGTATAACGCGAAGCCAATTGATGATAGCTCAGCAACAGATGCGCTTGATGAGAAAGAGGCTGCGGATTTTGCATATTACAAAAAGCTAATGCGCGATACGTTTATTGCCCTTTCACTCGGCGTTCCTTTGATGATCTACAGCATTGTAGTTGGAGAAATGACGGTTGAAACAAACCTTGAACGAATTTCTTGGTTGGTTGTAGGCATTTTAACTTTTGGTGTTATGTATTTTTCAGGCAAGCATTTCTATGTAGGAGCATGGAAGAGCTTCAAAAATCATTCAGCCAATATGGACACCCTAATTGCTTTAGGAACAGGCACGGCTTGGTTGTATTCGATGGTTGTCGTGTTTGCACCTGACGCTGTTCCATTGATGGCACGGCATGTTTATTTTGAAGCTACCGCCATGATCATTGGCTTAATTGATTTAGGTTTAGCATTAGAAATCAAAGCCAGAGGTAAAACCTCTGAGGCCATTAAACGTCTTATCGGCTTGCAAGCCAAAACAGCAACCGTGGTTCGTGACAACAAAGAAGTTCAGATAGGTATTGAGCAGGTTTTATTTAACGATATTGTGAAGGTAAAACCGGGTGAAAAAATTCCCGTCGATGGCGTGGTATTGGAAGGACACACCTCTATTGATGAGTCCATGCTGACAGGCGAACCTATGCCTGCTGAAAAAGCTGAAGAAGATGAGGTTGTCGCAGGTACTTTGAACAAATCAGGCATGATTTTATTTAGAGCCACACGCGTTGGTAAAGACACGGCGCTTGCACAGATCATCAATATGGTGAAACGAGCACAAAATTCGAAACCGCCGATTGGCCGTTTGGCCGATGTTATTTCAGCTTTTTTCGTACCTGTCGTGATGATCACCTCTGTGTTAAGTGCGCTAGCATGGCTTAACTTTGGACCTGAGCCAGCCATTGCTTTTGCCATCGTTTCAGCAACTACTGTGCTTATTATTGCCTGCCCGTGTGCTTTAGGCTTGGCAACACCCATGTCTGTCATGGTGGGAGTAGGAAAAGCAGCAGAAGCCGGAGTGCTTATTCGCAACGGTGAGGCACTGCAAACCGCCTCTAAAATCACTGCCATGATTTTAGATAAAACGGGCACTATTACTGAAGGGGCACCTAAGGTAACCGATATTATTTTAGCAAAAGCTACTGACGAAAAAGACGTACTACAGCTTGCAGCAAGTTTAGAAAGCGGCTCAGAGCATCCTTTAGCGCAAGCGATTGTTGAAAGTGCGTTAGATCAGGATATTGAGTTACTAAAAATTGAAGCCTTTAACGCCATTACGGGTTTTGGTGTAGAAGCAAGCTGCAACAACAAAGCCCTGCTTTTCGGAAACGATAAACTAATGAAGTTAAAAGGCATAGACCTCACAGGCTTTGTTGAACAAGCACAGTCTTTAGCCAAAGAAGCCAAAACACCTATGTACTTTGCTGTAGATGGTGAACTTGCAGCAATCATTGCTGTTGCAGATCCTATCAAGTCAGACTCAATCTCTGCTATCAAACGGCTTCAGGCTAATGGTATACGCGTCATCATGTTAACGGGTGATAACAAGGAAACCGCTGCCGCCGTAGCTAAAAAAGTGGGTATTAGTGAGTTTCTTGCTGAAGTGCTGCCAGAAGATAAAGCCAACAAGGTGAAAGAGCTACAAGAAGGCGGCGAAATTGTTGGTATGACAGGAGATGGCATCAACGATGCTCCTGCGCTAGCGTTAGCCGATGTTGGCTTCGCCATAGGCACAGGGACTGATGTAGCTATCGAAAGTGCTGACATTACCCTAATGCGTGGTTCACTTCATGGCCTTGCTGATGCCATAGCGGTAAGCAAAGCTACTTTACGAAATATCAAACAAAACTTGTTTGGCGCGTTTGTCTATAACGTAGCCGGGATTCCTTTTGCTGCGGGGGTTCTATATCCCTTCTTTGGCATTCTGCTTAGCCCTGTAATTGCAGGTGCTGCAATGGCGTTTTCGTCATTGACTGTAGTGTCAAATGCAAA